From the genome of Nitrosomonas sp. Is79A3:
GCACACGTTACGCAGCGATGCTTTTAACTCTGCGGACCTAGAAAAAGCGCTTGAAGGCTGCTTAGAACAGGCACAACGCGCTAACCGCAGTTTGGATGAATTACTTGCCTTTCTACAGAAAAGCGAATTGATAACCGAGCGATTAAATCTGAATAACGTTATCAATGAAGCATTAAGCAGTGTATATAATGACGGTTATGAGGGATTCCATGTGGTTTTTCAGTTGGAGCAAAATCTCCCAGCTGTTCAATGCAATCGGACTCAGGTACAGAAAGTTTTGATAAATCTGTTTAGAAACGCCATTGAAGCCATGGATACTTCAGATATACCCAACTTAACGATCACAACTACACTGCATACCTTGGCCGGAACGAACATGGCTAAAGTGATAGTGCAAGATAATGGACCAGGCCTAGATCATGCTATGGCTGAACGCATATTCGAACCTTTTTTTACAACCAAGCCAACAGGCATCGGTATGGGACTCGATATTAGCCGCGCGTTGGTTGAAGCCAATGGCGGACAACTTTGGGTAGAACCCGGCGCTAAGCCAGGCGCTAAATTCCAATTTACTTTACCCTTTGCGCCATGATATCGCATGAGCCAACCGTTTTTATCGTGGATGACGATGCAGCCGTACGGGATTCTCTCACGTTGATGATCAAACAGGCTGGTATCAAAGTACAGTCTTTCGAGAATGCAAAAACATTTCTGCAAGCTTATCGGCCGGATTTTTTTGGTTGTATCATCATAGACGTAAAAATGCCAGAAATGGACGGCCTGCAACTTCAAGAGGAATTATCCCGGCGTAAAATCGTGTTGCCCATTATTTTCCTTACCGGACATGGCGATATTCCGATGAGTGTCAAAGCGATCAAAGCTGGGGCGGTAGACTTCCTGACAAAACCGGTGATACGTGAGAAACTTTTGGTCTGCGTGCGCGCCTCGCTTGTAGAAGCTGAAAAGAGGTACGACGAGCTAGCACATAATAAGGATGCGATATCCTGTTTGCAAAAGCTTACTGAGCGTGAACGGGAAGTGATGGTCCTGGCTGTTCAAGGACGTTCTAACAAAGAGATTGGTTCGTTTTTGGGAATCAGCTATCGCACTGTAGAAATCCACAAATCCAAGATTATGCAAAAAACCGGTGCAACCAATTTGCTTGATCTGGCACGTATTGTCCGTGAGAGCGATTTGGGCGAATAATTTCTTTAATCGCGTAATGTGACAAGATTAGAAGATCTCAATATATCTCACGGAAATTTTGTGTGATAATCAATTCACCTTCCAGAATTGCCAGAAAGCTTTTCTACAATAAAACCAATAGATTAATCTTTCTTGCGCATCTTGAAGCAGTTTCTCCGAAGTTCAACTCAATAGTGAGGTGATAACTATGACTCCTTTTCTTGGTGAATTGATTGGTACTTTTATTTTAGTTTTATTGGGTAATGGTGTCGTTGCCAACGTCGTGCTGAATAAATCCAAAGGCAATAATGCCGGATGGTTAACCATCGCAGCCGGTTGGGGCATTGCGCTTTTTGTGGCGATTTATGCCGTAGCCGCTTCCAGTGGCGCGCATTTAAATCCTGCGGTGAGCATCGGCCTCGCTGCTGCGGGTAAGTTTGCATGGGATTTGGTACCGATTTATGCGCTGGGACAAATGCTGGGCGCAATGTTGGGTGCATTGATTGTCTGGATCACTTATCGCCAGCATTTTGACGCAACGACCGATCCGGATATGCAACTCGCGGCATTTTGCACCGGGCCAGCAATCCGCAGTCCGTTCAACAACATCATTACCGAAGCAGTCGGCACATTCATGCTGGTGTTTGGCGTGATGATGATGGCTGCGCCGCAGGATAGCCTGGGTACATTAAATGCTTTACCGGCTGCACTGCTACTATTTGGTATCGGCTTATCACTCGGCGGACCCACCGGCTTCGCGGTTAATCCCGCACGTGACCTGGGGCCGCGCATTATGCATGCGATTCTCCCAATGACCAATAAACGCGATAGTGATTGGGGTTACGCCTATGTACCGGTAGTGGGCGGCATTATCGGCGGATTGATTGCTGCGGTGGTTTATTCGGCGCTGTAAAGCTTCGTCGAATCATTACGGGACCTCTGAATAGCTGTCATTTCGAGCAAAGCGAGAAATCTTTAGCATGGATTGTAAAAGATTCCCATTGCATTCGGAATGACAAATGTGGGCCATTCAGAGGCCCCTTAAGTTATGCCCGCACACTCTCCCACAATTTCTGCAATCGTTTACTCGATACCGGGTACGGCGTCTTCAATTCCTGCGCAAAAAGCGATATGCGTAGTTCCTCAATCTGCCAGCGAAATTCATCGAGATTCTCATCAATCAGCCCGATTTTCTGATGTTTTTCCCGGCGCTGCGCATATTGCTGCCAGAGTGCGGCCACTTCCTTGCTATTTCGTTCGTCGCGTTCCAGGTTGGCGGATAGTTTCTCCAGTCGCAAGGCCATGCCTTTCACATAGCGCGGGAACTGCTGCAATCTTTTCCACGATGTATGGCTGAGAAATCCGGGATAAATCAGATTGTCGAGCTGTTCATTGAGCTCAGCTTTTACGGTGTTGTTGCGAAGCGCTGTTAATCGCCCCATCAGGATTTGATATTCACTGCCAATCTGCTGCAGCAAATTGGCGAGAGCGGCCGCGGCTTCAGGCAGGCGGCCTTTAGCGCGTTGGTGGTGTGCAGCAAATTCGGATTCGGTGCGCGGCAATGGATCATCGTTCAGCAATGCGCGATCAATGATAGCGTTCAGCATGTCTTGCTTCAGCTCGCCCGGATTCATCCGGGTCGATAATTGTAAGCTGGCTTGTTTGAGTCCCGGCAGATTCTTATCCAACTGTTTGAGCTGTTCTTTCAATGCCAAACACAATAGCCGCCTGACACCCAAGCGCATCGCCCTATCCGCCGCTTCTTGCGTATCAAATAGCCGGATAGCGCCACTGTCCGTTTGTTCGATCAGCGCCGGATAACCAGTCAGTTGCTGACCATTGCGTTTAAACGCCACTTCCGCAGGCAAATCGCCAAAATCCCACTGCGTGATGGCATCGCGCTCAATACTGATTTTTTCGTTTCCGGCATCGCGTTTTACAAATGTCATTTGTGCGGCTTTGCCGAGCTGCATTCGCAGTTCGGCGAGATTGCGGCTCATGGCCAGATCTTGTCCTGCATCATCCTTCACTTGAATATTCATCAACAGATGCGCTGGCATGTCTTTGTCTTGCCAGGTTTCTGCGGGAATCGGCAGGTTGGTTTTTCTAAGAATAAATTTTTCTAGAGCATCCCGCAGTGAGCCCTTTTGCAAAGCGTTCGATGTTCCCTGCAGAAATTCAGTGACGGATTCCGGCAATGGGACCAGGTTGCGGCGAATCTGCTTGGGTAATGCTTTTAAATACCAGGTCACTTTCTCACGAATCAAACCGGGAACCAGATAATCCAGTTGATTGGCATCCAACCGGTTGAGCAATGGCAACGGCACAGAAACGGTTACGCCGTCGAGAATATGCGTGGGTTCAAAGCGGTAAGTGAGTGGCAAAACGCTGCCGTCGGGCAATGTCATGCTT
Proteins encoded in this window:
- a CDS encoding response regulator, producing MISHEPTVFIVDDDAAVRDSLTLMIKQAGIKVQSFENAKTFLQAYRPDFFGCIIIDVKMPEMDGLQLQEELSRRKIVLPIIFLTGHGDIPMSVKAIKAGAVDFLTKPVIREKLLVCVRASLVEAEKRYDELAHNKDAISCLQKLTEREREVMVLAVQGRSNKEIGSFLGISYRTVEIHKSKIMQKTGATNLLDLARIVRESDLGE
- a CDS encoding MIP/aquaporin family protein, coding for MTPFLGELIGTFILVLLGNGVVANVVLNKSKGNNAGWLTIAAGWGIALFVAIYAVAASSGAHLNPAVSIGLAAAGKFAWDLVPIYALGQMLGAMLGALIVWITYRQHFDATTDPDMQLAAFCTGPAIRSPFNNIITEAVGTFMLVFGVMMMAAPQDSLGTLNALPAALLLFGIGLSLGGPTGFAVNPARDLGPRIMHAILPMTNKRDSDWGYAYVPVVGGIIGGLIAAVVYSAL